A region of Anopheles merus strain MAF chromosome 2R, AmerM5.1, whole genome shotgun sequence DNA encodes the following proteins:
- the LOC121603589 gene encoding uncharacterized protein LOC121603589 isoform X1, protein MHVLVDIASASAKDKQVFRSRLLTREPSAMASRSSQYRKRRRFMEEVEREINNDINNMETSSPVMVPASTSRMFNELHSTDSNLGGNVECSFSLDEDTINTHNDSTATVDENNLDDIEDEQEDCTEDLYDAYNYLNDFQSLKEALRYLAIMGHLSRNFLNLLLAILRKFGHPELPKDGRTLLKIPKVSQEIQHIAGGQMWYSGIEVGLRNYFRNHVPEKNKFSLHIFIDGLPLFKSSATQFWPILFKVKEIPDCPVMIAGVFCGQKKPTDLEPYLRQLVDELNNLQVIGMLFGEKVVKIFAKAFVTDTPARAFIKSVMYFPAKHGCTKCTLVGEFVKPERKVIFCSPQPAPPRTDESFRQRHDIEHHKEIRSPLEEIDGLDMIRSFPTSDRLHLIDIGNTRKFLYGLFHHKFLSFVIWSSEHKKNASHFLMKTKLPSEIHRPFRSLDTLQYWKATEFRSFLHYISPVIYKDFMHREGFNHYLLYFCGITIFSSSVYKHLNPLAKRMLQQFVVDFPLYYGRTHMSSNVHNLLHVFDDVEELGPLDDWSSYDYENFLQFIKRDVKTGSKCVEQVAGRCKLYASINVHHGPKEKKYPCLTIDGCGVHVTESFVLKPKFRDQWFLTKSNGIVKFLRAEISPQNSLVIVGIKYDDKEKYFTATFKDNVSFVEIQSSELNIYKLNSYSPSTMVTLDLKSIKCKLVAVNLPPRPLVYFDVDEFQDSMPPSVLFFPLLHTFLPN, encoded by the exons ATGCATGTATTGGTTGACATTGCAAGTGCGTCGGCAAAGGATAAACAAGT TTTTAGATCCAGATTATTGACGAGAGAACCATCAGCAATGGCTTCAAGATCATCCCAATATCGGAAGCGTCGTCGCTTTATGGAAGAAGTGGAGAGAGAAATAAACAATGATATCAATAATATGGAGACTTCCTCACCTGTCATGGTTCCGGCATCGACGAGCAGGATGTTCA ACGAATTGCATAGTACTGATAGCAACTTAGGTGGGAATGTAGAGTGTAGCTTTAGCTTGGATGAAGATACTATCAATACTCACAATGACAGCACTGCAACTGTTGACGAAAATAATTTGGATGATATAGAAGATGAACAGGAAGATTGTACTGAAGATTTGTATGACGCTTATAActatttgaatgattttcaaaGTTTGAAAGAAGCTTTAAGATATTTGGCAATAATGGGTCATCTTTCTCGCAACTTTCTCAACTTGCTTCTAGCAATTTTGAGAAAATTTGGTCATCCTGAACTTCCTAAAGATGGTCGTACTTTACTTAAAATTCCTAAAGTTAGCCAAGAGATTCAGCATATAGCAGGTGGACAAATGTGGTATTCAGGGATAGAAGTTGGCCTTCGAAATTATTTTAGGAATCATGTACCAGAGAAAAATAAGTTTTCGCtacatatttttattgatgGGCTTCCTCTCTTCAAAAGTAGTGCTACACAATTTTGGCCAATTCTTTTTAAAGTAAAAGAAATTCCCGATTGCCCGGTAATGATCGCAGGTGTATTTTGTGGTCAGAAAAAACCGACCGACTTAGAGCCTTATTTGCGACAGCTCGTAGatgaattaaacaatttgCAAGTAATAGGCATGCTGTTTGGAGAGAAAGTTGTAAAAATTTTTGCCAAGGCTTTTGTCACCGATACCCCTGCGCGGGCCTTTATAAAATCGGTAATGTACTTTCCGGCAAAACATGGATGCACGAAGTGTACTCTCGTTGGAGAGTTTGTAAAACCGGAGCGCAAAGTAATATTTTGTTCACCACAACCTGCTCCACCACGCACAGATGAAAGTTTTAGACAAAGACACGATATAGAGCATCATAAAGAAATTCGATCTCCTTTAGAAGAGATTGATGGATTAGATATGATCAGAAGTTTTCCCACATCTGACCGACTTCATCTTATCGATATTGGCAACACTCGTAAATTTTTGTACGGCCTTTTTCATCATAAATTTCTAAGTTTTGTAATATGGTCTAGTGAGCACAAGAAAAATGCCTCTCACTTTTTGATGAAAACGAAACTGCCTTCTGAAATACATCGACCATTTCGATCTCTTGACACTCTTCAGTATTGGAAAGCAACTGAATTTAGGTCATTCCTACACTATATTAGCCCTGTCATATATAAAGATTTTATGCACCGTGAGGGCTTTAACCATTATTTGCTCTACTTTTGTGGCATAACTATTTTCTCATCGTCAGTATATAAACATTTAAACCCGCTTGCAAAAAGAATGCTTCAACAATTTGTAGTTGATTTCCCACTGTACTATGGTCGCACCCATATGAGCAGTAATGTACACAATCTTCTCCACGTATTTGATGACGTTGAAGAACTTGGTCCATTGGACGATTGGTCTTCCTATGATTATGAAAACTTTTTACAGTTTATTAAACGAGATGTTAAGACAGGTTCAAAATGTGTGGAACAAGTAGCGGGCAGATGCAAGTTATATGCCTCAATTAATGTGCATCATGGTcccaaagaaaagaaatatccCTGTTTGACTATAGATGGCTGTGGAGTGCATGTTACTGAAAGCTTTgttttaaaaccaaaatttCGGGATCAATGGTTTTTAACAAAATCAAATGGTATAGTGAAGTTTTTGAGAGCAGAAATCTCTCCGCAGAATTCCTTGGTTATCGTTGGAATCAAGTATGATGATaaggaaaaatattttacGGCTACATTTAAAGATAATGTATCTTTTGTAGAGATACAGTCTAGTGAACTGAACATTTATAAACTAAATTCATATTCACCATCTACTATGGTGACACTTGACCTTAAGTCTATTAAATGTAAGTTAGTTGCCGTTAATTTACCCCCTCGTCCTCTTGTGTACTTTGATGTTGATGAATTTCAAGATTCTATGCCTCCATctgtattattttttccattattacacacttttcttccaaactaa
- the LOC121603589 gene encoding uncharacterized protein LOC121603589 isoform X2, translated as MASRSSQYRKRRRFMEEVEREINNDINNMETSSPVMVPASTSRMFNELHSTDSNLGGNVECSFSLDEDTINTHNDSTATVDENNLDDIEDEQEDCTEDLYDAYNYLNDFQSLKEALRYLAIMGHLSRNFLNLLLAILRKFGHPELPKDGRTLLKIPKVSQEIQHIAGGQMWYSGIEVGLRNYFRNHVPEKNKFSLHIFIDGLPLFKSSATQFWPILFKVKEIPDCPVMIAGVFCGQKKPTDLEPYLRQLVDELNNLQVIGMLFGEKVVKIFAKAFVTDTPARAFIKSVMYFPAKHGCTKCTLVGEFVKPERKVIFCSPQPAPPRTDESFRQRHDIEHHKEIRSPLEEIDGLDMIRSFPTSDRLHLIDIGNTRKFLYGLFHHKFLSFVIWSSEHKKNASHFLMKTKLPSEIHRPFRSLDTLQYWKATEFRSFLHYISPVIYKDFMHREGFNHYLLYFCGITIFSSSVYKHLNPLAKRMLQQFVVDFPLYYGRTHMSSNVHNLLHVFDDVEELGPLDDWSSYDYENFLQFIKRDVKTGSKCVEQVAGRCKLYASINVHHGPKEKKYPCLTIDGCGVHVTESFVLKPKFRDQWFLTKSNGIVKFLRAEISPQNSLVIVGIKYDDKEKYFTATFKDNVSFVEIQSSELNIYKLNSYSPSTMVTLDLKSIKCKLVAVNLPPRPLVYFDVDEFQDSMPPSVLFFPLLHTFLPN; from the exons ATGGCTTCAAGATCATCCCAATATCGGAAGCGTCGTCGCTTTATGGAAGAAGTGGAGAGAGAAATAAACAATGATATCAATAATATGGAGACTTCCTCACCTGTCATGGTTCCGGCATCGACGAGCAGGATGTTCA ACGAATTGCATAGTACTGATAGCAACTTAGGTGGGAATGTAGAGTGTAGCTTTAGCTTGGATGAAGATACTATCAATACTCACAATGACAGCACTGCAACTGTTGACGAAAATAATTTGGATGATATAGAAGATGAACAGGAAGATTGTACTGAAGATTTGTATGACGCTTATAActatttgaatgattttcaaaGTTTGAAAGAAGCTTTAAGATATTTGGCAATAATGGGTCATCTTTCTCGCAACTTTCTCAACTTGCTTCTAGCAATTTTGAGAAAATTTGGTCATCCTGAACTTCCTAAAGATGGTCGTACTTTACTTAAAATTCCTAAAGTTAGCCAAGAGATTCAGCATATAGCAGGTGGACAAATGTGGTATTCAGGGATAGAAGTTGGCCTTCGAAATTATTTTAGGAATCATGTACCAGAGAAAAATAAGTTTTCGCtacatatttttattgatgGGCTTCCTCTCTTCAAAAGTAGTGCTACACAATTTTGGCCAATTCTTTTTAAAGTAAAAGAAATTCCCGATTGCCCGGTAATGATCGCAGGTGTATTTTGTGGTCAGAAAAAACCGACCGACTTAGAGCCTTATTTGCGACAGCTCGTAGatgaattaaacaatttgCAAGTAATAGGCATGCTGTTTGGAGAGAAAGTTGTAAAAATTTTTGCCAAGGCTTTTGTCACCGATACCCCTGCGCGGGCCTTTATAAAATCGGTAATGTACTTTCCGGCAAAACATGGATGCACGAAGTGTACTCTCGTTGGAGAGTTTGTAAAACCGGAGCGCAAAGTAATATTTTGTTCACCACAACCTGCTCCACCACGCACAGATGAAAGTTTTAGACAAAGACACGATATAGAGCATCATAAAGAAATTCGATCTCCTTTAGAAGAGATTGATGGATTAGATATGATCAGAAGTTTTCCCACATCTGACCGACTTCATCTTATCGATATTGGCAACACTCGTAAATTTTTGTACGGCCTTTTTCATCATAAATTTCTAAGTTTTGTAATATGGTCTAGTGAGCACAAGAAAAATGCCTCTCACTTTTTGATGAAAACGAAACTGCCTTCTGAAATACATCGACCATTTCGATCTCTTGACACTCTTCAGTATTGGAAAGCAACTGAATTTAGGTCATTCCTACACTATATTAGCCCTGTCATATATAAAGATTTTATGCACCGTGAGGGCTTTAACCATTATTTGCTCTACTTTTGTGGCATAACTATTTTCTCATCGTCAGTATATAAACATTTAAACCCGCTTGCAAAAAGAATGCTTCAACAATTTGTAGTTGATTTCCCACTGTACTATGGTCGCACCCATATGAGCAGTAATGTACACAATCTTCTCCACGTATTTGATGACGTTGAAGAACTTGGTCCATTGGACGATTGGTCTTCCTATGATTATGAAAACTTTTTACAGTTTATTAAACGAGATGTTAAGACAGGTTCAAAATGTGTGGAACAAGTAGCGGGCAGATGCAAGTTATATGCCTCAATTAATGTGCATCATGGTcccaaagaaaagaaatatccCTGTTTGACTATAGATGGCTGTGGAGTGCATGTTACTGAAAGCTTTgttttaaaaccaaaatttCGGGATCAATGGTTTTTAACAAAATCAAATGGTATAGTGAAGTTTTTGAGAGCAGAAATCTCTCCGCAGAATTCCTTGGTTATCGTTGGAATCAAGTATGATGATaaggaaaaatattttacGGCTACATTTAAAGATAATGTATCTTTTGTAGAGATACAGTCTAGTGAACTGAACATTTATAAACTAAATTCATATTCACCATCTACTATGGTGACACTTGACCTTAAGTCTATTAAATGTAAGTTAGTTGCCGTTAATTTACCCCCTCGTCCTCTTGTGTACTTTGATGTTGATGAATTTCAAGATTCTATGCCTCCATctgtattattttttccattattacacacttttcttccaaactaa
- the LOC121603589 gene encoding uncharacterized protein LOC121603589 isoform X3: MGHLSRNFLNLLLAILRKFGHPELPKDGRTLLKIPKVSQEIQHIAGGQMWYSGIEVGLRNYFRNHVPEKNKFSLHIFIDGLPLFKSSATQFWPILFKVKEIPDCPVMIAGVFCGQKKPTDLEPYLRQLVDELNNLQVIGMLFGEKVVKIFAKAFVTDTPARAFIKSVMYFPAKHGCTKCTLVGEFVKPERKVIFCSPQPAPPRTDESFRQRHDIEHHKEIRSPLEEIDGLDMIRSFPTSDRLHLIDIGNTRKFLYGLFHHKFLSFVIWSSEHKKNASHFLMKTKLPSEIHRPFRSLDTLQYWKATEFRSFLHYISPVIYKDFMHREGFNHYLLYFCGITIFSSSVYKHLNPLAKRMLQQFVVDFPLYYGRTHMSSNVHNLLHVFDDVEELGPLDDWSSYDYENFLQFIKRDVKTGSKCVEQVAGRCKLYASINVHHGPKEKKYPCLTIDGCGVHVTESFVLKPKFRDQWFLTKSNGIVKFLRAEISPQNSLVIVGIKYDDKEKYFTATFKDNVSFVEIQSSELNIYKLNSYSPSTMVTLDLKSIKCKLVAVNLPPRPLVYFDVDEFQDSMPPSVLFFPLLHTFLPN, encoded by the coding sequence ATGGGTCATCTTTCTCGCAACTTTCTCAACTTGCTTCTAGCAATTTTGAGAAAATTTGGTCATCCTGAACTTCCTAAAGATGGTCGTACTTTACTTAAAATTCCTAAAGTTAGCCAAGAGATTCAGCATATAGCAGGTGGACAAATGTGGTATTCAGGGATAGAAGTTGGCCTTCGAAATTATTTTAGGAATCATGTACCAGAGAAAAATAAGTTTTCGCtacatatttttattgatgGGCTTCCTCTCTTCAAAAGTAGTGCTACACAATTTTGGCCAATTCTTTTTAAAGTAAAAGAAATTCCCGATTGCCCGGTAATGATCGCAGGTGTATTTTGTGGTCAGAAAAAACCGACCGACTTAGAGCCTTATTTGCGACAGCTCGTAGatgaattaaacaatttgCAAGTAATAGGCATGCTGTTTGGAGAGAAAGTTGTAAAAATTTTTGCCAAGGCTTTTGTCACCGATACCCCTGCGCGGGCCTTTATAAAATCGGTAATGTACTTTCCGGCAAAACATGGATGCACGAAGTGTACTCTCGTTGGAGAGTTTGTAAAACCGGAGCGCAAAGTAATATTTTGTTCACCACAACCTGCTCCACCACGCACAGATGAAAGTTTTAGACAAAGACACGATATAGAGCATCATAAAGAAATTCGATCTCCTTTAGAAGAGATTGATGGATTAGATATGATCAGAAGTTTTCCCACATCTGACCGACTTCATCTTATCGATATTGGCAACACTCGTAAATTTTTGTACGGCCTTTTTCATCATAAATTTCTAAGTTTTGTAATATGGTCTAGTGAGCACAAGAAAAATGCCTCTCACTTTTTGATGAAAACGAAACTGCCTTCTGAAATACATCGACCATTTCGATCTCTTGACACTCTTCAGTATTGGAAAGCAACTGAATTTAGGTCATTCCTACACTATATTAGCCCTGTCATATATAAAGATTTTATGCACCGTGAGGGCTTTAACCATTATTTGCTCTACTTTTGTGGCATAACTATTTTCTCATCGTCAGTATATAAACATTTAAACCCGCTTGCAAAAAGAATGCTTCAACAATTTGTAGTTGATTTCCCACTGTACTATGGTCGCACCCATATGAGCAGTAATGTACACAATCTTCTCCACGTATTTGATGACGTTGAAGAACTTGGTCCATTGGACGATTGGTCTTCCTATGATTATGAAAACTTTTTACAGTTTATTAAACGAGATGTTAAGACAGGTTCAAAATGTGTGGAACAAGTAGCGGGCAGATGCAAGTTATATGCCTCAATTAATGTGCATCATGGTcccaaagaaaagaaatatccCTGTTTGACTATAGATGGCTGTGGAGTGCATGTTACTGAAAGCTTTgttttaaaaccaaaatttCGGGATCAATGGTTTTTAACAAAATCAAATGGTATAGTGAAGTTTTTGAGAGCAGAAATCTCTCCGCAGAATTCCTTGGTTATCGTTGGAATCAAGTATGATGATaaggaaaaatattttacGGCTACATTTAAAGATAATGTATCTTTTGTAGAGATACAGTCTAGTGAACTGAACATTTATAAACTAAATTCATATTCACCATCTACTATGGTGACACTTGACCTTAAGTCTATTAAATGTAAGTTAGTTGCCGTTAATTTACCCCCTCGTCCTCTTGTGTACTTTGATGTTGATGAATTTCAAGATTCTATGCCTCCATctgtattattttttccattattacacacttttcttccaaactaa